One window from the genome of Hyperolius riggenbachi isolate aHypRig1 chromosome 6, aHypRig1.pri, whole genome shotgun sequence encodes:
- the LOC137522560 gene encoding dynein light chain Tctex-type protein 2B-like has translation MESANETEMRRWIYPKPKQRQKKCENDGMRSLAGTPMLLYTQRAQDQGLRKKAVSQDNIKIRSHSQPNAAECRSVDPDLDLHPNPSRCFSAEEATQVIRSILEEELKDCSYDATTSQHRAMQLAELVKAAVRELGYERYKLVCFVVIGPVSGGTVCCCSRSVWSPNSDTYAEYLFQNHSLFALCVVYAGYYE, from the coding sequence ATGGAGTCAGCTAATGAAACTGAGATGAGGCGCTGGATTTACCCAAAGCCAAAGCAGCGCCAGAAGAAGTGTGAGAATGACGGGATGAGGTCTCTTGCTGGGACTCCGATGCTGCTCTACACTCAGAGGGCCCAAGACcaaggactgagaaagaaagctgTGTCTCAGGATAACATTAAAATAAGAAGTCATTCTCAGCCTAATGCGGCAGAATGCAGATCGGTGGATCCAGATCTGGATCTCCATCCAAACCCCAGTCGATGCTTTTCTGCAGAAGAAGCAACACAAGTCATCAGGTCTATCTTAGAGGAAGAGTTGAAGGACTGCAGTTATGATGCCACCACAAGCCAGCATAGAGCAATGCAGCTTGCAGAGCTGGTAAAGGCAGCCGTGAGAGAACTCGGTTATGAGCGCTACAAGCTGGTGTGTTTTGTGGTGATAGGCCCGGTCTCCGGAGGAACTGTATGCTGCTGTAGCAGAAGTGTATGGAGTCCAAATTCAGACACATATGCAGAATACCTATTCCAGAATCACTCCCTCTTCGCACTGTGTGTTGTGTATGCTGGTTACTATGAATGA